The following proteins come from a genomic window of Thermodesulfobacteriota bacterium:
- the ahbC gene encoding 12,18-didecarboxysiroheme deacetylase produces the protein MIGISKLYCGTVEPSDALRYGRMSSQLPSHLLQFSSDKRPVVVWNITRRCNLKCVHCYAQAKDRSFDNELSTEEGKRLIDDLSEFGVPVLLFSGGEPLARKDLPELADYAVKKGMRAVISTNGTLITPQMAQTLKEIGLSYVGISIDGMEEINDKFRGVKGAFQSALKGIENCKAAGIKVGLRFTMNKFNAAEIPQIFDLLEDMEIPRVCFYHLVYAGRGSKLVDEDLSHEESRKAVDLIIDRTKMLHEKGKPKEVLTVDNHADGPYLYLRLLKENPGRAKEVLELLKMNEGNNSGRGIGCISWDGEVYADQFWRHYNFGNIKDRPFSQIWTDTSEPLMKKLKQKKKYVKDRCARCKWLDICAGNFRVRAEAVTGDVWAPDPACYLTDEEIT, from the coding sequence ATGATCGGAATTTCTAAACTATACTGTGGCACCGTGGAACCTTCAGATGCTTTGCGCTATGGACGGATGTCATCCCAACTGCCTTCACATCTCCTTCAGTTTTCCAGTGATAAGCGACCCGTGGTGGTATGGAATATCACCCGGAGATGTAATTTAAAATGTGTTCATTGTTATGCCCAGGCCAAAGACCGGTCGTTTGACAATGAACTGTCAACCGAAGAAGGCAAACGACTGATAGACGATCTGTCGGAGTTTGGCGTGCCGGTGCTGCTGTTTTCCGGTGGGGAACCCCTGGCGCGAAAGGACCTTCCTGAGCTGGCCGACTATGCGGTAAAAAAAGGTATGCGTGCCGTGATATCAACAAACGGTACCCTGATTACCCCTCAGATGGCCCAAACGCTGAAAGAGATCGGCCTGTCCTATGTCGGCATTAGTATAGACGGGATGGAAGAGATCAATGATAAATTCAGGGGGGTGAAAGGGGCTTTTCAATCCGCACTTAAGGGAATTGAAAACTGTAAGGCCGCAGGCATAAAAGTCGGCCTTCGATTTACCATGAACAAGTTCAATGCGGCAGAGATTCCACAGATATTTGATTTGCTTGAAGATATGGAAATTCCCCGGGTCTGCTTTTATCACCTGGTCTATGCCGGGCGCGGTTCAAAACTTGTTGATGAAGACCTGTCCCATGAAGAATCGAGAAAAGCGGTGGACCTGATCATTGATCGAACAAAGATGTTGCATGAAAAGGGAAAGCCGAAAGAAGTTTTGACCGTTGATAATCACGCGGACGGTCCATACCTGTATTTAAGGCTGCTTAAAGAAAATCCCGGGCGTGCCAAAGAGGTTCTTGAACTTCTTAAGATGAATGAAGGGAATAATTCCGGAAGAGGCATCGGCTGTATCAGCTGGGATGGTGAAGTCTATGCCGATCAATTTTGGCGGCATTACAATTTTGGCAACATTAAAGATCGACCGTTTTCCCAGATCTGGACAGATACGTCAGAACCCCTGATGAAAAAGCTGAAACAAAAGAAAAAGTACGTCAAAGACAGATGCGCCAGGTGCAAATGGCTCGATATTTGTGCAGGAAATTTTAGAGTGCGCGCGGAAGCCGTGACCGGAGATGTGTGGGCCCCGGACCCGGCTTGTTATCTAACAGACGAAGAAATAACTTAA